One stretch of Phycisphaerales bacterium DNA includes these proteins:
- a CDS encoding S41 family peptidase produces MLSPMLALTLTLTAPAFQDADQAQGGASMYRYPDISSQDIVFVYGNDLWRVPLDGGTALPLASPAGVELMPRFNPDGSQVAFVGNYDGGRDIYTVPVRGGVPQRITHHPSGEVLSDWTNDGDLLFSARSMGTLPMTESPFQVNSEGGLPKQLPVPYGANPVMNKSGTWLAYTPNQRDNRTWKRYRGGMASDIWLVNMETGESKRVTDWEGTDTIPMWHDDELFYLSDAGDEHRLNLWKYNTSNDQHTQLTRFNDYDVKWPAIGPDDAGKAKIVFQRGPAIWVYDDQTKTTKPIDIDVPGATASLRPKMVDTSDFIQQMGISPTAKRAVAEARGDIWTMPAKKGSPRNLTRTSAFAERTPSWSPDGKWIAYFSDEPGEYEVYVRKSDGSDEPRRLTTDMGPYKNNIWWLPNSESLLYSDKTGTAYLIDLESGERTKMGKNQWGLFTSPSFSNDSRWIAWSAGDDNSPQGRIHLYDTESGETNVVTDSMFSDSAPTFDRAGDYLYFTSQRQFSPSYSDIDLSWIYDDSGVLVAVPLRDDVEHPWLEESDEEEWEEDEEEEEEEEEPAADDDADEENTDEQTPVDEQTDAFSGTWDLSVSMPQVGEISMVLKIQLASDNTLSGTLTSDMFNAQVTGTFDPASGDFQMQVTMDGGTIVMVEGSVKDGQLDGVGSVNGENPAPVTGTRRAPGADNAEDDAEDEEDTDPVEIDLDGFEARSFKLPVSPGNFSNLRVNDRNQLMYVRQGDNGGIKVIDISDEDPSESSAGTGRAFALSADGKKILVPSGSGARIRTAGAGSGGDSVVMEPMLANINPRDEWRQVTNDAWRIQRDYFYDPNLHGVDWEAVRDQYVPMVDQAMTREDVSYIIGEMIGELNVGHAYYWGGDGESQPSRNVGMLGVDWEVASRDPQEWAQARTDQATAEAAEETDNEESEETTDEEPRDFFADLPESWPPAYRVAHVYGGGSWDVDARNPINAQGLDLSQGDFILAVNGVPLDTTRDPWSSFIGTSGRTMVLTVSDKPVMDDDARDIVVKPTGSERRLRYRDWIESNRAKVDELSDGQVGYIYVPNTGQDGQSDLIRQFYGQAHKPALIIDERWNGGGQIPTRFIEMLNRPVTNYWARRDSKDWKWPPDSHQGPKAMLINGMAGSGGDMFPWLFRRNNLGPIIGTRTWGGLVGISGNPRLIDGGYTAVPTFGFYEADGTWGVEGHGVDPDIEVIDDPALMKDGGDPQLERAVQEMLKSLETEAYAPPQRPASPDRSGMGITEEDK; encoded by the coding sequence ATGCTGAGCCCAATGCTGGCACTGACCCTTACTTTGACTGCACCGGCCTTCCAAGACGCTGACCAAGCCCAAGGTGGCGCCTCGATGTATCGCTATCCAGATATCTCTTCTCAAGACATTGTCTTTGTTTATGGCAATGATCTCTGGCGTGTTCCTTTGGATGGCGGCACAGCTTTGCCACTTGCTTCGCCTGCTGGTGTTGAGCTCATGCCCCGCTTCAATCCAGATGGCTCCCAAGTCGCCTTTGTTGGCAACTACGATGGCGGCCGTGACATTTACACCGTGCCTGTCAGAGGTGGCGTCCCCCAAAGAATCACCCACCACCCCAGCGGCGAAGTCTTAAGTGACTGGACCAATGATGGCGACCTTCTCTTTAGTGCTCGCAGTATGGGCACCCTTCCCATGACCGAAAGCCCCTTCCAAGTCAATAGCGAAGGCGGCTTACCAAAACAATTACCAGTGCCTTACGGCGCTAATCCTGTGATGAATAAAAGTGGCACTTGGCTCGCCTATACACCAAACCAGCGCGACAATCGAACATGGAAACGTTATCGCGGTGGTATGGCCAGTGACATCTGGTTGGTCAACATGGAAACCGGTGAATCGAAACGCGTGACTGATTGGGAAGGCACCGACACAATTCCCATGTGGCATGACGATGAATTATTTTATCTTTCAGATGCAGGTGATGAGCACCGCTTGAATCTCTGGAAGTACAACACATCCAACGATCAGCATACGCAGCTGACACGCTTCAATGATTACGATGTCAAGTGGCCCGCGATTGGTCCTGACGATGCCGGCAAGGCAAAGATCGTTTTTCAGCGCGGCCCCGCCATTTGGGTGTACGACGATCAAACAAAGACCACAAAACCAATTGACATTGATGTACCAGGCGCCACCGCTTCGCTGCGACCAAAAATGGTGGACACTTCAGATTTCATCCAGCAAATGGGGATCTCACCGACTGCGAAACGCGCCGTCGCAGAAGCGCGAGGCGATATATGGACAATGCCTGCAAAGAAAGGCAGTCCACGCAACTTGACGCGTACTTCAGCGTTTGCTGAACGCACCCCATCTTGGAGCCCTGATGGAAAATGGATTGCGTACTTTTCAGATGAACCCGGCGAGTATGAAGTCTATGTGCGCAAGAGTGATGGCTCAGATGAACCACGCCGGCTCACCACAGACATGGGCCCCTACAAGAACAATATCTGGTGGCTACCGAACTCCGAATCACTGCTCTATAGCGACAAGACCGGAACGGCTTATTTGATTGATCTTGAAAGTGGCGAGCGCACGAAAATGGGCAAAAACCAGTGGGGCCTTTTTACCTCGCCTTCATTTTCAAATGACTCAAGATGGATTGCATGGTCCGCAGGTGATGACAACTCACCACAAGGACGCATCCACCTTTATGACACCGAATCAGGTGAAACAAATGTCGTCACCGACTCGATGTTCAGTGACAGTGCCCCCACCTTCGATCGCGCTGGTGATTATCTTTACTTCACTTCTCAGCGACAATTCTCACCGAGCTATTCTGACATTGACCTCTCGTGGATCTACGATGATTCTGGCGTATTAGTCGCCGTGCCCCTTCGTGATGATGTCGAACACCCGTGGCTTGAAGAAAGTGACGAAGAGGAATGGGAAGAAGACGAAGAAGAAGAGGAAGAGGAAGAAGAGCCCGCTGCAGATGATGATGCAGATGAAGAGAACACCGACGAGCAAACACCCGTTGACGAACAAACTGATGCGTTTTCGGGCACCTGGGATCTCTCAGTGAGCATGCCACAAGTCGGTGAAATTTCAATGGTTCTAAAAATTCAGCTGGCCAGTGACAATACACTCTCGGGCACCCTCACCAGTGACATGTTCAACGCCCAAGTAACCGGTACCTTTGATCCAGCCAGCGGCGACTTTCAGATGCAGGTGACCATGGATGGCGGCACAATCGTGATGGTCGAGGGATCGGTCAAAGATGGCCAGCTTGATGGCGTGGGTTCAGTCAATGGTGAAAATCCGGCGCCTGTCACCGGCACCCGTAGAGCCCCTGGAGCAGACAACGCAGAAGATGACGCAGAAGACGAAGAAGATACCGATCCCGTCGAGATTGATCTTGATGGTTTTGAAGCGCGTAGTTTCAAACTTCCAGTCAGCCCTGGAAACTTTTCAAACCTACGCGTCAATGACCGCAACCAACTGATGTACGTACGTCAAGGTGACAACGGTGGCATCAAGGTGATCGACATTTCTGATGAGGATCCCAGCGAAAGTTCTGCTGGTACCGGCCGAGCCTTTGCATTGAGTGCTGATGGCAAGAAGATTTTGGTGCCCAGCGGCAGTGGTGCTCGCATACGCACTGCTGGTGCGGGCAGTGGCGGCGATAGTGTTGTCATGGAACCAATGTTGGCAAACATCAACCCACGTGATGAATGGCGGCAGGTCACAAACGATGCTTGGCGAATTCAACGTGACTACTTCTACGATCCGAACTTGCACGGCGTTGACTGGGAGGCCGTAAGAGATCAATACGTACCTATGGTCGATCAGGCCATGACGCGTGAAGATGTCAGCTACATCATCGGAGAGATGATCGGCGAATTAAATGTTGGCCATGCTTACTACTGGGGCGGCGATGGCGAAAGTCAGCCATCACGCAACGTTGGCATGTTGGGTGTCGATTGGGAGGTTGCTTCCCGCGACCCACAAGAATGGGCCCAAGCGCGAACAGATCAAGCGACTGCTGAAGCTGCAGAAGAGACCGACAACGAAGAAAGCGAAGAGACGACCGACGAAGAACCGCGAGACTTCTTCGCTGATCTCCCTGAGTCATGGCCACCGGCCTATCGCGTTGCTCATGTGTATGGCGGCGGCTCTTGGGACGTCGATGCTCGTAATCCAATCAATGCCCAAGGACTCGATCTTTCTCAGGGCGATTTCATATTGGCCGTCAACGGTGTGCCGCTTGATACAACACGGGATCCTTGGTCATCGTTTATTGGCACTTCTGGCCGTACCATGGTTTTGACCGTCAGCGATAAGCCCGTCATGGATGATGATGCAAGAGACATTGTGGTCAAGCCGACGGGCAGTGAAAGACGTTTGCGTTACCGCGATTGGATCGAATCAAACCGAGCCAAAGTTGATGAGCTTTCAGATGGTCAAGTTGGTTACATCTATGTCCCCAACACTGGGCAAGATGGTCAATCTGATCTGATCAGACAGTTCTATGGCCAAGCTCATAAACCTGCATTGATCATTGACGAACGCTGGAACGGCGGCGGCCAGATTCCCACGCGCTTTATTGAAATGCTCAACCGCCCCGTCACAAATTACTGGGCGCGCCGCGACTCAAAAGACTGGAAGTGGCCGCCAGATTCACATCAAGGCCCCAAAGCAATGCTCATCAACGGCATGGCTGGCTCTGGCGGTGACATGTTCCCATGGCTGTTCCGCCGCAATAATCTGGGACCAATCATCGGCACCCGTACCTGGGGTGGCCTGGTTGGAATTTCTGGCAATCCCAGACTGATCGATGGAGGTTACACCGCCGTACCGACCTTCGGTTTCTACGAAGCCGATGGCACCTGGGGCGTTGAAGGCCATGGTGTTGATCCAGATATTGAAGTGATTGATGATCCTGCGCTGATGAAGGATGGTGGCGACCCTCAACTCGAACGTGCTGTCCAAGAGATGCTCAAGTCTCTGGAGACCGAGGCCTATGCACCCCCTCAGCGACCAGCATCCCCAGACCGCAGTGGCATGGGCATCACTGAAGAAGATAAATAA
- a CDS encoding HDIG domain-containing protein has protein sequence MRSHGAGMLPEMGKSTKANPTRSQARREELRRQLLPRRSSRFWHAIRQPALLTTVVTLLAFAIVSSALVIWSRDQVKVLHGQIMQDTYVKRLDYTVEDAKATQERKLEARKSSPRIYQLNTSYLDRLEAALNGLPTAVASKTSLADIDHQLIQEFKLTDAGLAALQQMSTDGAPTRTWQRMVNALISEELTEHPLLTGEQFQIYSTTPAINRALLLSSGVRRRSLGRAIDLSEGADSPMASRVNELVREAGFPPNVAPFVSARVADEAQPTIIFDPEATQSDADQAEASVQPTRIEHRAGEVIYRRGEKLTPLQYDELVQESQQYWATSSAFQKWIPRQGVIGLMVIFAVFMGAYFYSVYPKIPKNPLRMSTLCVLMVSMLAVTVFITAEIPNFLLPAAIAPILFVTLIVLLAYDQRLAFLICALQVAMTAIAIEMGVGFFVLLLAGCGTAIGMLSDVRTRNTLIRATAMSAIVFFIGAILLGLVLTPTVDGFIYEILARAVFSGLAAFAVGFVVLGILPSIERLFDITTGMTLAELRDPKQPLLRQLQQKAPGTYHHSLQVANIAEAAADSIGADSLLVYVGALYHDIGKINKPEYFIENQGGGQNKHDKLSPAMSLLVIIGHVKDGVELAREYNLPRTVQHFIGSHHGTTLVEYFYHAAKTQAEHEDQTIDEFEFRYPGPKPHTKEAAILMLSDAVESASRALHDPNPARIAHLVSELSRKRLLDGQFDDCGLSFRELATIEKAITHRVAAIHHGRINYPDQVPVESEVQLSTTAAV, from the coding sequence ATGCGAAGCCACGGAGCAGGGATGCTTCCTGAAATGGGTAAATCAACCAAAGCCAACCCGACACGATCACAGGCTCGTCGCGAAGAACTTCGACGACAGCTTCTGCCGCGCCGTTCGAGTCGCTTCTGGCATGCCATTCGGCAACCAGCTTTGCTGACCACCGTGGTCACGCTTCTGGCATTTGCAATCGTCTCAAGCGCCCTGGTGATCTGGTCACGCGATCAGGTCAAGGTCCTGCATGGACAAATTATGCAGGACACCTATGTCAAACGCCTCGACTACACCGTTGAGGATGCCAAGGCGACGCAAGAAAGAAAACTTGAAGCACGCAAAAGCTCACCTCGAATCTATCAGCTAAACACCTCCTATCTCGATCGCCTTGAGGCAGCGCTGAACGGTTTGCCTACTGCAGTGGCAAGCAAGACATCACTTGCAGATATCGACCACCAACTGATCCAAGAATTCAAGCTTACCGATGCTGGCTTGGCCGCGTTGCAACAAATGTCAACAGATGGCGCCCCAACGCGCACCTGGCAGCGAATGGTCAATGCGCTCATCTCAGAAGAACTCACTGAGCACCCATTACTGACGGGCGAGCAATTTCAAATTTACTCGACCACGCCAGCCATTAATCGAGCCCTACTCCTTTCCAGTGGCGTCAGGCGTCGCAGCCTTGGCCGAGCAATCGACCTCAGCGAGGGCGCTGATTCACCAATGGCCAGTCGCGTTAACGAGCTGGTGCGTGAAGCCGGCTTCCCACCCAACGTGGCGCCGTTTGTTTCTGCGCGCGTCGCTGACGAAGCCCAGCCGACCATCATCTTCGATCCCGAGGCAACGCAAAGCGATGCAGATCAAGCTGAAGCAAGCGTTCAACCAACACGAATCGAACACCGTGCCGGCGAGGTCATCTACCGTCGAGGTGAAAAACTCACGCCACTTCAGTACGACGAACTTGTTCAAGAGAGCCAACAGTACTGGGCAACCAGCTCAGCCTTCCAAAAGTGGATACCGCGCCAGGGCGTGATTGGCCTCATGGTGATCTTTGCTGTGTTCATGGGCGCCTACTTTTACTCTGTATACCCCAAGATTCCGAAGAACCCACTGCGCATGTCCACGCTCTGTGTCCTAATGGTTTCGATGCTTGCGGTGACCGTCTTCATTACGGCCGAGATTCCGAACTTTCTGCTCCCTGCTGCCATCGCACCAATTCTCTTTGTAACGCTCATTGTGCTGCTTGCCTATGACCAGCGCCTTGCCTTCTTAATCTGCGCACTGCAAGTGGCCATGACAGCCATTGCGATCGAAATGGGCGTTGGCTTCTTCGTGCTCTTGCTTGCTGGCTGCGGCACAGCCATTGGCATGCTGAGTGATGTTCGAACGCGAAATACACTCATTCGCGCAACCGCAATGTCAGCCATTGTCTTCTTTATTGGCGCCATCCTCTTAGGCCTGGTGCTAACACCGACCGTCGACGGCTTCATATATGAAATTCTTGCCCGAGCTGTCTTCTCTGGACTCGCAGCCTTCGCTGTTGGTTTTGTGGTACTCGGCATCCTGCCAAGCATTGAACGACTATTCGATATTACGACAGGCATGACACTGGCTGAATTGCGTGATCCAAAACAACCATTACTCCGACAGTTGCAACAAAAAGCGCCGGGCACCTATCACCACTCATTACAAGTTGCCAACATTGCCGAAGCCGCTGCTGATTCAATCGGCGCTGATAGCCTCTTGGTTTATGTTGGTGCGCTCTATCACGACATTGGCAAAATCAATAAGCCTGAATACTTCATCGAAAACCAAGGCGGCGGCCAAAACAAACACGACAAGCTGAGCCCTGCCATGAGCCTACTTGTCATTATTGGTCACGTGAAAGACGGCGTTGAACTCGCCCGCGAATACAATCTGCCGCGCACCGTGCAACACTTTATTGGCAGCCACCATGGAACGACATTGGTGGAGTACTTCTATCATGCGGCAAAGACCCAAGCCGAGCATGAAGATCAAACAATCGATGAGTTTGAGTTCCGTTACCCCGGCCCGAAACCACATACCAAAGAAGCCGCCATACTCATGCTCTCTGATGCGGTCGAATCTGCCTCACGTGCTTTGCATGATCCCAACCCTGCTCGCATTGCCCACTTGGTGTCAGAACTGAGCCGCAAAAGATTACTCGACGGTCAGTTTGATGATTGTGGCCTGAGTTTTAGAGAGCTTGCCACGATTGAAAAGGCCATCACACATCGTGTCGCTGCGATTCACCACGGCCGCATTAACTACCCGGACCAGGTTCCGGTCGAATCAGAAGTGCAGCTCTCAACCACCGCAGCAGTGTAA
- the gatC gene encoding Asp-tRNA(Asn)/Glu-tRNA(Gln) amidotransferase subunit GatC has product MSNDQHLDQAAVAHVAKLARLNLDTSQLDSYQQQLTRVLDHVAKLTELDVTGVEPMNHPPPPPGAEASSVNRLDEDQVQPSLTAEQFLANAPQKQGPLLAVPKVLGDGGGA; this is encoded by the coding sequence ATGTCCAACGACCAACATCTCGATCAAGCGGCAGTCGCCCATGTCGCCAAACTGGCCCGGCTGAACTTAGATACCAGTCAGCTCGATAGCTACCAACAGCAGCTTACACGGGTCCTTGACCATGTTGCAAAACTGACTGAACTTGATGTGACTGGGGTAGAACCGATGAACCACCCCCCGCCACCTCCAGGCGCTGAAGCTTCCTCAGTCAACCGGCTTGATGAAGATCAAGTTCAGCCTTCACTGACTGCTGAGCAGTTCCTTGCCAACGCGCCACAGAAACAAGGCCCCCTCCTGGCAGTTCCAAAGGTCCTCGGCGATGGAGGCGGGGCCTAA
- a CDS encoding HlyD family efflux transporter periplasmic adaptor subunit, whose amino-acid sequence MSETNPQHEDQAQHSRQDDGVESSLRGNGQLVSFMTRITVAAAILVIAFLVTFWLVTTKTYPAKNDDGDAGRRVQVMVAQSLPVQRQFNGYGVAEAMDSADVPARVSATVASIPKTTLPGAAIAGDQLLVQLDDTDFLNRTEVISQNIKNHQSQLASLDLEQRTIASRVELLKQDVQLAREELERATNAFDQGVAVKAEVDRRMQTLLAKQEFLLQAEEAMVQVDPRRDRLQSILDAESAQLRLANLDVARCKIKSPLDGVIQSVDIEIGENVQLGSRVARVINLRRIEVPLRLPASSRSSITVGDPVRLNSAGAGRGVWHASVARISPEDALDSRTLTVYAELEQEPDAKDLLAPGSFLAGTVQVARSENRWVVPRRAIQEGRIQYVKDDVVMSRPVEVDYSISEEFPVFGLGDDQWAVLLEPLPKDMFVVVNSQRSLLDGMPATPWQAGSNDAVATSATPLNENQEVEDTPQ is encoded by the coding sequence ATGAGTGAAACGAACCCACAGCACGAAGATCAGGCTCAGCATTCCAGGCAGGATGATGGTGTTGAGTCATCATTGCGGGGCAATGGCCAGCTGGTTTCGTTCATGACACGGATTACGGTGGCAGCAGCCATTTTAGTGATCGCTTTCCTAGTCACCTTTTGGTTGGTCACGACCAAGACTTATCCAGCCAAGAATGATGATGGCGATGCCGGGCGTCGCGTTCAAGTCATGGTCGCTCAGTCGTTGCCAGTGCAGAGGCAATTTAATGGCTACGGTGTTGCTGAAGCGATGGACAGTGCAGATGTGCCTGCCCGCGTTAGCGCGACTGTCGCAAGTATTCCTAAGACAACGCTTCCGGGTGCCGCGATTGCCGGCGACCAGTTACTTGTTCAGCTCGATGACACTGACTTTTTGAACCGGACTGAAGTGATTAGCCAAAACATTAAGAACCACCAAAGTCAGTTAGCAAGCCTTGATCTTGAGCAGCGTACGATCGCCAGTCGTGTTGAACTTCTTAAACAAGATGTTCAATTAGCCAGAGAAGAGCTCGAACGTGCCACCAATGCATTTGACCAGGGCGTGGCAGTGAAGGCAGAAGTTGATCGTCGAATGCAAACACTTCTTGCAAAGCAAGAGTTCTTGTTGCAGGCCGAGGAAGCGATGGTGCAGGTCGATCCGCGCCGAGACCGATTGCAATCAATCCTTGATGCCGAAAGTGCGCAGCTTCGTCTTGCAAATTTGGATGTCGCCCGATGCAAGATCAAAAGTCCGTTGGATGGCGTCATTCAGTCAGTTGATATCGAGATTGGTGAGAATGTTCAACTTGGTTCGCGGGTAGCGCGCGTTATTAATCTGAGACGCATTGAAGTGCCTTTGCGACTTCCGGCCAGTAGCCGAAGTAGTATTACTGTTGGTGATCCAGTGCGGTTGAACTCGGCCGGTGCGGGTCGCGGGGTTTGGCATGCTTCTGTTGCACGGATATCTCCAGAAGACGCTTTGGACTCTCGGACGCTGACGGTCTATGCGGAGTTAGAACAGGAGCCAGACGCAAAGGACTTGCTCGCACCAGGTAGTTTTTTGGCAGGCACTGTACAGGTGGCCCGTTCAGAAAATCGCTGGGTGGTGCCGCGTCGGGCTATTCAAGAAGGCCGAATTCAATATGTCAAAGATGATGTTGTGATGAGCCGTCCCGTCGAAGTCGACTATTCGATTAGCGAAGAGTTTCCTGTCTTTGGTCTTGGCGATGATCAGTGGGCAGTGCTCTTAGAACCGCTCCCGAAAGATATGTTCGTTGTTGTCAATTCGCAGCGAAGTTTGCTCGACGGTATGCCAGCCACGCCGTGGCAGGCGGGTAGTAATGATGCGGTGGCGACAAGTGCGACGCCTCTCAATGAAAATCAAGAAGTCGAGGATACGCCCCAGTGA
- the gatA gene encoding Asp-tRNA(Asn)/Glu-tRNA(Gln) amidotransferase subunit GatA: MHTQSLISLANQIRSRKTSALETCHHFLERIDAIDGTINAYHETYPERATEQAKAIDAALDAGEDPGPLAGVPIAVKDNIVTDFGSTTAGSRILENFNSPYSATAVEKLEAAGAIILGKTNCDEFAMGSSTEHCAWGATSNPWDTSRVPGGSSGGSAAAVTAGLCCASIGSDTGGSIRQPAALCGVVGCKPSYGRVSRWGLIAFGSSLDQIGPFTHTVEDAAAMLQIIAGLDAHDSTSANVAVPDYSAALKEPDQTWRIGVPRQYFSSDNDPTVTAAIEAAIDVYRQAGCEIIEVELPLTAYGISTYYVLAPAEASSNLARYDGIRFGHRAKLEPGEALFELYARSRAEGFGPEVQRRIMLGTYVLSAGYYDAYYKRALQVRRLIKQEYDEAFKKCDALIGPTSPTPAFKKGAKSDPISMYLCDVYTANTNIAGICGISVPAGFTDIDGNKLPIGVQIQCQSYTEPTMFRIAHLLEKSIGTLTRAIP; this comes from the coding sequence ATGCATACACAGAGCCTTATATCCCTCGCAAATCAAATACGGTCTCGTAAAACATCTGCACTTGAGACCTGCCATCATTTCCTTGAGCGTATTGATGCGATCGACGGCACCATCAATGCTTATCACGAAACATATCCGGAAAGAGCAACTGAACAGGCCAAAGCGATTGATGCCGCCCTTGACGCTGGCGAGGATCCTGGCCCCTTGGCTGGTGTACCCATTGCAGTCAAAGACAACATTGTCACCGACTTTGGTTCTACCACTGCCGGCTCAAGAATACTTGAAAACTTCAATAGCCCTTACAGCGCAACTGCGGTTGAGAAACTTGAAGCAGCTGGTGCAATCATTCTCGGTAAAACAAATTGCGACGAATTTGCCATGGGCTCGTCGACAGAACACTGCGCCTGGGGCGCCACGTCCAACCCCTGGGACACATCCCGTGTACCAGGCGGCTCATCGGGTGGTAGCGCCGCCGCTGTGACTGCAGGTCTGTGCTGCGCATCGATTGGCTCAGATACTGGCGGATCAATCAGACAACCAGCTGCACTGTGTGGCGTGGTTGGCTGCAAGCCAAGTTATGGACGGGTCAGCCGCTGGGGCCTGATTGCATTCGGATCAAGTCTTGACCAGATTGGACCGTTTACTCATACCGTTGAAGACGCAGCTGCGATGCTTCAGATCATTGCTGGCCTTGACGCACATGACTCCACCTCTGCAAATGTGGCGGTGCCTGACTATAGCGCCGCACTGAAAGAACCAGATCAAACGTGGCGTATTGGTGTGCCCCGCCAATATTTTTCCAGTGACAATGATCCAACCGTGACCGCTGCGATCGAAGCAGCGATCGATGTCTACCGGCAAGCCGGATGTGAGATCATTGAAGTTGAGTTACCACTCACTGCGTATGGCATCTCAACCTACTACGTCCTGGCACCCGCTGAGGCTTCAAGCAATCTCGCTCGATACGATGGCATTCGCTTCGGGCATCGAGCAAAGCTTGAACCAGGAGAAGCTCTTTTTGAACTTTACGCGCGCAGCCGCGCCGAGGGGTTTGGGCCTGAAGTGCAACGGCGCATCATGCTTGGAACCTATGTACTGAGCGCTGGCTATTACGACGCCTACTACAAACGGGCATTACAGGTCAGACGTTTGATTAAGCAGGAGTATGATGAGGCCTTCAAAAAGTGTGATGCATTGATTGGGCCCACATCACCAACGCCGGCGTTCAAAAAGGGCGCTAAGAGTGATCCGATTTCCATGTACCTTTGCGATGTTTATACGGCAAACACCAATATCGCGGGCATCTGCGGCATCTCGGTCCCTGCTGGCTTTACTGACATTGACGGAAACAAACTTCCTATCGGCGTTCAAATTCAGTGCCAGTCTTACACAGAACCAACCATGTTCCGCATCGCACATCTGCTTGAGAAATCCATCGGCACGCTAACCAGAGCCATCCCCTAA
- the mutY gene encoding A/G-specific adenine glycosylase, translating to MARDRQMAKSPMKRDRARRLTRSMSFWFRESARKLPWRQRRTAYHALVSEFMLQQTQVSRVLEYFPSFIRRFPTMRSLAEADEQEVLAAWQGLGYYRRARNLHRAARQIMAEHGGRLPREIDQLIDLPGIGRFTAGSLASILFGQAQPIVDGNVLRVLSRLEGESLTDEQAWHLAEILVNQADDPAVFNEALMEMGAIVCTPSAPRCGACKLKRLCRARRQGIQEEVPVARSRKKPKQVHHYVVIVRWGKKLLFQKRPPEGLWSNMWQLPTIESDQVRKLQDLAFAAPVSGLCQVGRFDHQTTHRRIRFHVLEGQITPSSAGGRSGTWRRPGDVDDLPMSNAQRKALAMASSQAS from the coding sequence ATGGCCCGTGACAGACAAATGGCAAAATCGCCGATGAAGCGTGACCGAGCCCGTCGGCTGACACGTTCGATGAGTTTTTGGTTTAGGGAATCAGCACGCAAGCTGCCGTGGCGACAACGGAGAACGGCGTATCACGCGTTGGTCTCAGAGTTCATGCTGCAACAGACCCAGGTCAGCCGTGTCTTGGAATACTTCCCATCCTTTATCAGGCGTTTTCCAACCATGCGGTCATTGGCTGAGGCAGATGAGCAGGAGGTGCTCGCGGCCTGGCAAGGGCTGGGCTATTACCGTCGGGCTCGGAATCTCCATCGAGCGGCTCGCCAGATCATGGCAGAACATGGCGGGCGTCTTCCTCGGGAGATTGACCAACTCATAGATCTGCCAGGAATTGGCCGGTTTACAGCAGGTTCACTGGCTTCAATCTTGTTCGGTCAGGCCCAACCAATCGTGGATGGCAATGTGTTGCGAGTGCTCAGTCGACTCGAAGGCGAATCTCTGACTGATGAACAGGCCTGGCATTTGGCAGAGATCCTTGTCAATCAGGCTGATGATCCTGCTGTTTTCAATGAGGCGCTCATGGAAATGGGCGCGATTGTGTGCACGCCATCGGCGCCACGGTGCGGTGCGTGCAAATTAAAACGTCTTTGCCGCGCGCGTCGCCAGGGTATACAGGAAGAAGTGCCGGTGGCTCGGTCTCGAAAGAAGCCCAAGCAGGTGCATCACTATGTGGTCATTGTGAGATGGGGGAAGAAGCTTCTGTTTCAAAAGCGGCCACCAGAAGGGCTGTGGTCAAATATGTGGCAACTACCCACCATTGAGTCAGATCAAGTTCGCAAGCTCCAGGATCTGGCCTTTGCGGCGCCCGTATCGGGGCTTTGTCAGGTCGGTCGCTTTGATCATCAAACCACCCATCGCCGTATCCGATTCCATGTCTTGGAAGGCCAGATCACGCCATCCTCAGCGGGTGGTCGTAGTGGTACCTGGCGGAGGCCTGGTGATGTTGATGATTTGCCAATGAGTAATGCCCAGCGCAAGGCTCTTGCCATGGCAAGCAGTCAAGCCAGTTGA